The nucleotide sequence ACCTGACCACCGCCTACGCCGAGCAGGTCAGCCAGATCGCGGCGCAGGGCTGTCGCTACCTCCAGCTCGACGACACCAGCCTGGCCTACCTCAACGACCCGGCCCAGCGGGCGGAGCAGACCGCCGCCGGCAGCAACGCCGAGCACCAGCACGAGCTCTACATCCGGAACATCAACAGGGCGATCGCCGGACGTCCGGACACCCTCGCCGTCACCGCGCACATGTGCCGTGGCAACTACCGGTCATCATGGGCGGCCGAGGGCGGATACGACTTCGTCGCGGAGGCACTGTTCGGCCAGCTCGACGTCGACGGCTTCTTCCTCGAGTTCGACGACGAGCGGTCCGGCAGCTTCGCCCCGCTGCGGTACGTCCCGGCGGGCAAGCAGGTCGTGCTCGGCCTGGTGACGAGCAAGCGCGGGGAGTTGGAGAGCAAGGACGACCTCAAGCGGCGCATCGACGAAGCCGCCAAATACGTTCCGCTGGAACAACTGTGCCTGTCGCCGCAGTGCGGCTTCTCCTCCACGGTCGAGGGCAACGCCCTCACGCAGGACGAGCAGCGCGCCAAGCTGAGTCTCATCGTCGAGACGGCGGCGGAGGTCTGGGGCTGAGCTCAGCTCTCAGGCCGGGGCTTCGGTGGGCGCGTCCCTGCTGCTCTCCGGCTGCGACAGGCGGGCGTGCCGGCGTCCGTAGAACGCGTAGACGGCGATGCCCAGAAGGAACCACACCGCGAACCGCAGCCACGTCGCGATCGAGAGGTTGAGCATCAGGTAGATGCACGCCAGTGCGGAGATGATCGGCAGGACCGGCGACAGCGGCACCCGGAACGGCCTGTCCAGTTTCGGCCGGGTGTGCCGCAGCACCGGAACGGCGATGGATACCAGCGTGAAGGCGAACAACGCGCCGATGCTGACCAGATCGGCCAGGGTGGTCAGCGGGATCAACCCGCCCACCACCATCACCATGATCGTGGCGCCGACCGTGAACCGCAGCGGCGTACCGAATTTCGGGTGCACCTTCGCGATGGTCGGCGGCAGCAGCCCGTCGCGGCCCATGGCGAAACCGATCCGGCCGATCCCCACCAGGTCGACCAGGATCACCGACGACAGCCCGCAGACGGCGGCGATGGAGACCAGGGTGCCGGCCCACGACGCACCGACCGCGTCGAACGCCGACGCCAGCGGGGACCCCTCGTTGAGATCGGTGTACTTGGACATGCCGGTGAGGACGAACGAAACCCCCAGGTACAGCGCCGTGGCGATGCCCAGGGTCCACAGCAGGCCCCGCGGCATGTCGCGACGCGGGTTGCGCGACTCCTCGCTCATGTTCGCCACCGCCTCGAACCCCGTGTAGGCGAAGAACACCACCGCTGCGGCGGTGAGGATCCCGGCGATGCCGAACGAGGCGGGATTGCCGAGGAACGTCTGGATGACCGGCCGCTCCAGCCCACTGCCGGTACCCCCGGTGGTGGGCTTCGACGGGGGGATGAACGGCGTCAGGTTCGCCTTCTTGATGAAGAACGCGCCGGCGACGATGACGAACAGGCAGATCGCCACCTTGACCACCACCAGCGTGTTGGTGAGCCGCGCCGATTCCTTCACCCCGATGGCGGCGACGGTTCCCAGCACGG is from Nakamurella sp. PAMC28650 and encodes:
- a CDS encoding 5-methyltetrahydropteroyltriglutamate--homocysteine S-methyltransferase, whose amino-acid sequence is MTTRTTPPFRADHVGSLLRPPELLAARAQHRAGQLDAAELRAVEDDAIRAVVAMQEEVGLQSATDGEFRRTSWHMDFIYALGGISTTDDKIQVHMRNAGGQVDFESAAMRVTEPITLRETIFGDAFDFLQAQVHAATPKLTIPSPSMVHYRGGRASIDESVYPDLEQFWDDLTTAYAEQVSQIAAQGCRYLQLDDTSLAYLNDPAQRAEQTAAGSNAEHQHELYIRNINRAIAGRPDTLAVTAHMCRGNYRSSWAAEGGYDFVAEALFGQLDVDGFFLEFDDERSGSFAPLRYVPAGKQVVLGLVTSKRGELESKDDLKRRIDEAAKYVPLEQLCLSPQCGFSSTVEGNALTQDEQRAKLSLIVETAAEVWG
- a CDS encoding APC family permease, producing the protein MGIFRSKPIEDVLAQSGAEESATTLRKRLGVFDLVGLGVGVVIGTGIFTLTGVEAKTHAGPAVVLSFVLAGVISMLAAMCYAELASAVPTAGSAYSYAYATIGEVVAWIIGWDLLLEFVLGASVVSRGWSGYLQNLFGLPTAIFGEQSVVNVGAILIVAVLGTVAAIGVKESARLTNTLVVVKVAICLFVIVAGAFFIKKANLTPFIPPSKPTTGGTGSGLERPVIQTFLGNPASFGIAGILTAAAVVFFAYTGFEAVANMSEESRNPRRDMPRGLLWTLGIATALYLGVSFVLTGMSKYTDLNEGSPLASAFDAVGASWAGTLVSIAAVCGLSSVILVDLVGIGRIGFAMGRDGLLPPTIAKVHPKFGTPLRFTVGATIMVMVVGGLIPLTTLADLVSIGALFAFTLVSIAVPVLRHTRPKLDRPFRVPLSPVLPIISALACIYLMLNLSIATWLRFAVWFLLGIAVYAFYGRRHARLSQPESSRDAPTEAPA